In one window of Paraflavitalea soli DNA:
- a CDS encoding cation-translocating P-type ATPase gives MELTVIEQGLTAMQVQESRRQYGSNIAERENSSVFGAVLWGIVKEPMFLLLLVTCVIYFTLGQLQDGFIMLIALLLVSGISLFQDYRSTSAVQALNKLAAPRAKVLRDGVVVSIPAEDIVVGDIVILEEGIIVQADGSILLSNDLTVNESTLTGEPFAIAKSAAADNAVYKGTLVTSGGGRMKVTAVGRQTRFGQIGQSLSAVSVQKTPLQQQIHDFVRKMVIVGIIAFVIVVGFNLYLSGSFNQAFLQGLTLAMSILPEEIPVAFSTFQALGAFRLLKKNIIVKQPQYVETLGAATVICVDKTGTLTQNKMEIVYLFNAADDCSIALRDHTSLPLELLEYAMWSSETAPFDPMEKAIHALYARTATTDLRPLFRQVHEYPLDGAPPMMTHVFRNAAGRTVIAAKGAPEAVLRNSSLPPNKKAAYLAQSTAYARKGYRVLAVAKAAGGYKEWPASQEDFTFDFLGLVAFEDPVRASTPATIRSFLAAGIAVKMITGDYAETALAIAAQAGLDTKGALLTGHEVMDMPEEVLQQRAKDTNMFVRMFPEAKLKVVNALKAAGEIVAMTGDGVNDAPALKAAHIGVAMGKRGSEVARNAASLILADDDLSSMTEAVALGRKIYDNLKKAIQYIISIHIPIILIVLLPLLLWKFTDIFSPLHVIFLELIMGPTCSIIYENEPVEEGTMTRPPRKISYTFLSFRQLVLSILQGLAITTGCLGLGYYYLQAGETEPTVRTVIFITLLFCNIFLTQLNRSFVYPVFKTILYRNVLVPLIIGATLLFIAALLYIPVVRDLFRLHPISLSMLATCIGVAIVSTGWLEGVKLFTRYKIKQAQKAD, from the coding sequence ATGGAGCTTACAGTCATTGAACAGGGGCTTACCGCCATGCAGGTACAGGAAAGCAGGCGGCAATATGGCAGCAATATCGCAGAACGAGAGAATAGTTCCGTTTTTGGAGCGGTTTTATGGGGTATCGTGAAAGAACCGATGTTCCTGCTATTGCTGGTAACCTGTGTTATTTATTTTACATTGGGGCAGTTGCAGGATGGTTTCATCATGCTGATAGCCTTGCTATTGGTAAGTGGCATTTCACTATTCCAGGATTACCGCAGCACCAGCGCGGTGCAGGCGCTCAATAAACTGGCGGCGCCAAGGGCAAAGGTACTGCGCGATGGGGTAGTGGTATCGATACCTGCTGAGGACATAGTGGTGGGTGATATCGTGATCCTGGAGGAAGGGATCATCGTACAGGCAGATGGAAGCATCCTCTTATCGAATGACCTCACGGTAAATGAGTCTACCCTTACGGGCGAGCCCTTTGCTATTGCGAAATCAGCGGCAGCCGATAATGCAGTGTACAAAGGTACGCTGGTGACATCGGGCGGTGGCAGGATGAAAGTGACGGCAGTGGGCCGGCAAACCAGGTTTGGACAGATCGGTCAATCATTGAGCGCGGTAAGTGTTCAGAAAACACCCCTGCAGCAGCAGATACATGATTTTGTGCGGAAAATGGTGATCGTCGGTATTATCGCCTTTGTTATTGTGGTGGGGTTCAACCTGTACCTGTCCGGTAGTTTTAACCAGGCTTTCTTACAGGGGCTTACCCTGGCCATGAGCATATTGCCCGAAGAAATACCGGTAGCTTTCAGCACTTTCCAGGCCCTGGGCGCTTTCCGGCTATTGAAGAAAAATATCATTGTAAAACAGCCCCAGTATGTGGAAACCCTGGGGGCGGCTACGGTGATCTGTGTAGATAAAACAGGAACATTGACCCAGAATAAAATGGAGATCGTGTACCTGTTCAATGCCGCGGATGATTGTTCCATTGCATTACGTGATCATACTTCTTTGCCGCTGGAATTGTTGGAATATGCTATGTGGTCCAGCGAAACAGCACCCTTTGACCCCATGGAAAAAGCGATCCACGCATTATATGCACGGACTGCCACCACCGACCTGCGACCACTTTTCCGGCAGGTGCATGAATATCCCCTGGATGGTGCACCACCCATGATGACCCATGTGTTCAGGAATGCGGCCGGCCGTACGGTGATCGCTGCCAAGGGCGCGCCAGAAGCTGTTTTGCGCAACAGTAGCCTGCCTCCCAATAAGAAAGCAGCATACCTGGCCCAAAGTACGGCGTATGCACGTAAAGGATACCGCGTACTGGCAGTGGCAAAAGCAGCTGGCGGGTATAAGGAATGGCCGGCATCGCAGGAAGATTTTACTTTTGACTTCCTCGGGCTGGTTGCTTTTGAAGACCCTGTCAGGGCCAGTACACCGGCAACCATCCGTAGTTTCCTGGCAGCAGGTATTGCCGTAAAGATGATCACCGGTGACTATGCTGAAACAGCCCTGGCCATAGCGGCACAGGCAGGCCTGGATACCAAAGGAGCACTGCTTACGGGTCATGAGGTAATGGACATGCCGGAAGAGGTGCTTCAACAGCGGGCTAAGGACACAAACATGTTTGTACGGATGTTTCCCGAAGCCAAATTAAAGGTGGTGAATGCGCTCAAAGCTGCCGGTGAAATTGTAGCTATGACAGGCGATGGTGTGAATGACGCCCCTGCCCTGAAAGCAGCCCATATTGGTGTGGCCATGGGTAAGCGTGGCAGTGAAGTGGCTCGGAATGCGGCCTCCTTAATATTGGCCGATGATGACCTGAGTAGTATGACTGAGGCCGTTGCGCTTGGCCGGAAGATCTATGACAACCTCAAGAAAGCCATTCAGTACATCATCTCCATCCATATTCCCATCATACTCATAGTGTTGCTGCCTTTGTTGCTGTGGAAGTTTACCGACATCTTTTCGCCGCTGCATGTTATTTTCCTGGAGCTCATCATGGGACCTACCTGCTCGATCATTTATGAAAACGAGCCCGTGGAAGAGGGAACTATGACAAGGCCGCCCAGGAAGATCAGCTATACCTTTCTTTCCTTCCGGCAATTGGTGTTGAGCATCCTGCAGGGATTGGCCATTACGACCGGATGCCTGGGCCTTGGCTATTATTATTTACAGGCAGGGGAAACAGAACCTACTGTACGCACCGTGATCTTTATCACCTTGTTGTTCTGCAATATCTTTTTAACGCAGCTCAACAGGTCTTTTGTGTACCCGGTGTTTAAGACCATTCTGTACCGGAATGTGCTGGTGCCGCTCATCATTGGAGCAACTCTGTTGTTCATAGCAGCCCTCTTATACATCCCTGTGGTTCGTGACCTGTTTAGGCTGCACCCCATTTCCTTATCCATGCTGGCAACCTGTATAGGGGTGGCTATCGTATCTACCGGTTGGCTGGAAGGGGTAAAATTGTTCACCCGGTATAAAATAAAACAGGCACAAAAAGCTGACTGA
- a CDS encoding DUF4266 domain-containing protein translates to MSNTKSIIALAALVIVAASCTTVKEYQKNKLNDAEMTLGNRKVEKTELNFQSYREGASGANAGKSGGGCGCN, encoded by the coding sequence ATGAGCAACACAAAAAGTATAATCGCACTGGCGGCACTGGTAATAGTAGCGGCCTCCTGTACTACTGTAAAGGAGTACCAGAAAAATAAACTCAATGATGCAGAGATGACGCTGGGCAACCGGAAAGTGGAGAAAACGGAACTTAATTTCCAATCCTACCGGGAGGGGGCTTCCGGCGCCAATGCCGGTAAAAGTGGCGGCGGCTGCGGCTGTAATTGA
- a CDS encoding 1-phosphofructokinase family hexose kinase produces the protein MSSIITITFNPCIDKSISVPALIPDKKLHCTVEQLQPGGGGINVARVIKRLGLPVTAIYPSGGSTGVLLDELLKKEVVTTLTIPTTHPIRENIMLTETGTHKQYRLGMPGEPLTLQEWQACLRVISGTEDAAFIIVSGSIQDNAPRDLFRQIASIAREKQAKLIVDAAGETLQMAVRVGAWLIKPNLSELAELSGKKELNEYQVREEAHHLITSGHCSIVVVSMDARGAILVTADECYRAIPPIIKPQSSVGAGDSMVGGIVYSLSQGKTMQEALRMGVACGTAAIMNPGTSLCKPEDAGMLYNEIQIFPLATAACPD, from the coding sequence ATGTCTTCTATAATAACTATCACATTCAATCCCTGTATTGACAAAAGCATATCCGTACCGGCACTGATACCCGATAAAAAACTACATTGTACTGTTGAGCAGCTTCAACCAGGCGGCGGGGGTATCAATGTGGCCCGGGTGATCAAAAGGCTGGGGCTTCCTGTCACGGCAATTTACCCGTCGGGCGGTTCTACCGGCGTGCTGCTGGACGAACTATTGAAGAAAGAAGTAGTAACGACATTGACAATACCCACTACGCATCCCATACGGGAGAACATCATGCTTACAGAAACGGGCACGCATAAGCAATATCGGCTGGGTATGCCGGGCGAACCCCTCACTCTGCAGGAGTGGCAGGCCTGCCTGCGGGTGATCAGCGGAACAGAGGACGCCGCCTTCATCATAGTTAGCGGCAGCATCCAGGATAATGCGCCCCGCGACCTTTTCCGGCAGATCGCTTCCATTGCCCGGGAAAAGCAGGCGAAGTTGATAGTTGATGCCGCCGGAGAGACCTTGCAAATGGCGGTAAGGGTAGGGGCCTGGTTGATTAAGCCGAACTTGTCGGAGTTGGCAGAACTGAGTGGAAAGAAAGAATTGAATGAATACCAGGTGAGGGAAGAAGCGCACCATTTGATTACCAGTGGGCATTGCAGCATAGTGGTGGTGTCAATGGATGCCAGGGGCGCCATACTGGTAACGGCTGATGAATGTTACCGGGCTATTCCCCCCATTATTAAACCCCAAAGCAGCGTAGGTGCGGGCGATAGTATGGTGGGAGGTATCGTTTACAGCCTTAGTCAGGGAAAAACCATGCAGGAAGCTTTAAGGATGGGCGTAGCCTGTGGTACTGCGGCCATTATGAACCCAGGCACCAGTTTATGTAAACCGGAGGATGCAGGTATGCTCTACAATGAAATACAAATCTTCCCATTGGCAACGGCTGCCTGCCCGGATTGA
- a CDS encoding zinc-dependent alcohol dehydrogenase family protein yields the protein MKALVYHGPGQKAWEEKPRPTITEPTDAIIKMYKTTICGTDLHILKGDVPAVTDGRILGHEGVGIVEETGSAVTSFKKGDHVLISCISSCGKCRYCKKGMYSHCEKGGWILGHLIDGTQAEYVRIPFADNSLYHIPANADEEALVMLSDILPTGFECGVLNGKIQPGNTVAIVGAGPIGLAALLTAQFYSPAKIIMIDPDDNRLETAKRFGATAIINNSKQNAIEAVKQLTNNIGVDTAIEAVGIPATFELCQSLVGPGGTIANIGVHGKSVELHLETLWAHNITITTRLVDTVTTPLLLETVQSKKLDPQQLITHRFKLSDIINAYETFQHAAKEKALKVILTNE from the coding sequence ATGAAAGCATTAGTTTACCACGGCCCGGGCCAGAAAGCCTGGGAGGAAAAGCCCCGGCCAACAATTACAGAGCCTACCGATGCCATCATAAAAATGTATAAGACCACCATCTGCGGCACAGACCTGCATATCCTCAAAGGAGATGTGCCGGCAGTGACAGATGGACGTATACTCGGTCATGAAGGTGTGGGTATCGTTGAAGAAACAGGTAGCGCAGTCACCAGTTTTAAAAAAGGCGATCATGTGCTGATCTCCTGTATTTCCTCCTGCGGTAAATGCAGGTATTGCAAAAAAGGCATGTACTCACATTGCGAAAAAGGAGGCTGGATATTAGGGCATTTGATCGATGGCACCCAGGCAGAATATGTGCGTATCCCTTTTGCAGACAATAGCCTTTACCATATACCCGCTAATGCCGATGAAGAGGCCCTTGTAATGCTGAGCGATATACTGCCCACCGGTTTTGAATGTGGTGTGCTCAATGGAAAAATACAGCCCGGCAACACCGTGGCTATCGTAGGAGCCGGCCCCATTGGCCTGGCGGCTTTACTCACTGCACAGTTCTATTCACCTGCTAAGATCATTATGATCGACCCGGATGATAACCGCCTTGAAACAGCAAAGCGTTTCGGCGCCACAGCCATCATCAACAACAGCAAGCAAAATGCTATTGAGGCAGTAAAACAACTTACCAATAATATTGGCGTTGATACAGCTATTGAAGCAGTAGGCATACCCGCTACTTTTGAACTTTGCCAATCATTGGTAGGTCCCGGCGGTACCATTGCCAACATCGGTGTACATGGTAAAAGTGTAGAACTGCACCTGGAAACCCTGTGGGCGCACAATATCACCATTACTACCCGCTTGGTGGACACTGTTACCACGCCTTTGCTGCTGGAAACAGTGCAATCTAAAAAACTCGATCCACAGCAATTGATCACCCACCGGTTCAAATTAAGTGACATTATCAATGCTTATGAGACCTTTCAACATGCCGCTAAAGAAAAAGCCTTGAAAGTGATCCTTACCAATGAGTGA
- a CDS encoding acetyl-CoA hydrolase/transferase family protein, with amino-acid sequence MHNGKLVTPAEAVQLVNSGNRVFIHGGAATPVCLVKALQERYSQLQEVELVSITNMGDIDFDKPEFSNHFFFNSLFVSANTRDVVNSHDGDYVPIFLSQIPQLFRKNILPIDVALVQVSPPDTHGYCSLGTSVDVALAAVDTAKIVIAQVNPRMPRTHGDGFIHVDKFHALVWHESELPEVNYAAKTNTVVKEIGKQVAALIDNGATLQLGIGGIPDQVLQNLTGHSNLGLHTEMLSDGVIPLIEKGIINNSQKKLNTGRSVTGFLSGTRKLYDFVHDNPAIRVMDIAYVNDTSIIRQNPKATAINSAIEIDLTGQVCADSIGTFQFSGIGGQMDFIRGASLSEEGKPIIALPSTTTKGESRIVPYLKQGAGVVTTRGHIHWVVTEYGAVDLFGKNLKQRGKALISLAHPHHREELERSFFERYKCC; translated from the coding sequence ATGCACAACGGAAAACTTGTTACGCCGGCAGAAGCAGTTCAGTTGGTGAATTCCGGCAACCGGGTTTTTATTCATGGCGGGGCGGCCACACCTGTTTGCCTCGTAAAAGCGTTGCAGGAACGATATAGCCAGCTGCAGGAAGTAGAGTTGGTGAGCATTACGAATATGGGAGATATTGATTTCGACAAACCGGAATTCAGCAACCATTTTTTCTTCAATTCCCTTTTTGTTTCCGCCAATACCAGGGATGTTGTCAATAGCCACGATGGCGACTATGTACCCATCTTCCTGAGCCAGATACCGCAATTGTTCAGAAAAAACATTTTACCCATCGATGTAGCACTGGTACAGGTATCACCTCCCGACACCCATGGCTATTGTTCACTGGGTACTTCCGTAGATGTAGCCCTGGCAGCAGTGGACACAGCCAAAATAGTGATAGCACAGGTCAACCCACGCATGCCTCGTACCCATGGCGATGGGTTCATTCATGTTGACAAATTCCACGCCCTGGTGTGGCATGAAAGTGAGTTGCCCGAAGTGAACTATGCCGCCAAAACAAATACAGTAGTAAAGGAGATCGGTAAACAGGTAGCTGCGCTGATCGACAATGGCGCTACCCTGCAATTGGGGATCGGCGGTATTCCAGACCAGGTATTGCAAAACCTTACCGGCCATTCCAATCTTGGCTTACATACTGAAATGCTATCGGATGGAGTGATCCCCTTGATAGAGAAAGGCATTATCAACAATTCACAGAAGAAACTGAATACCGGTCGGTCAGTCACAGGCTTTTTATCTGGTACACGCAAGCTGTATGACTTTGTGCATGACAATCCCGCCATCCGCGTAATGGATATCGCTTATGTCAATGATACCAGTATTATCAGGCAGAACCCGAAAGCAACGGCCATCAACAGCGCCATTGAAATAGACCTTACCGGGCAGGTATGTGCCGACTCGATTGGTACTTTCCAGTTCTCCGGCATTGGCGGGCAAATGGATTTCATTCGCGGGGCTTCCCTTTCAGAAGAAGGAAAACCCATTATTGCCCTTCCCTCCACTACTACTAAAGGGGAATCGCGCATTGTGCCTTACCTCAAACAAGGAGCAGGTGTGGTGACCACGCGGGGCCATATCCATTGGGTGGTGACAGAATACGGAGCGGTGGACCTGTTTGGCAAAAACCTGAAACAAAGGGGAAAGGCCCTGATCAGCCTGGCGCATCCCCACCATCGTGAAGAACTGGAGCGCAGTTTTTTTGAACGCTATAAATGTTGTTAA
- a CDS encoding DUF1634 domain-containing protein: MNNSKHISDKNIESIMGSLLRYGVLIAALIVAAGASIYLWQHGAGRPAYHVFEGEPKRLTQIAAIWKNAMEGRGRALIQLGILVLIATPIARVLFSVVGFVLEKDLLYTFITLFVLAVIIISLL; encoded by the coding sequence ATGAATAACAGTAAGCATATATCCGATAAAAATATAGAGTCTATCATGGGCAGCCTGCTGCGGTATGGCGTATTGATTGCTGCGCTTATAGTAGCGGCAGGCGCATCCATTTATCTTTGGCAGCACGGTGCGGGAAGACCTGCTTATCATGTTTTTGAAGGCGAACCCAAAAGATTGACCCAAATAGCAGCAATATGGAAGAATGCCATGGAGGGCCGGGGCAGGGCCCTTATCCAACTGGGCATCCTGGTATTGATCGCAACGCCTATCGCCAGAGTATTATTTTCCGTGGTAGGTTTTGTGCTTGAAAAGGACCTGCTCTACACCTTTATCACGCTTTTTGTATTGGCAGTAATCATCATCAGTTTATTGTAA
- a CDS encoding MBL fold metallo-hydrolase, whose translation MKVEQIYTGCLAEAAYYIESNGEAAIIDPLRETQPYIDRAARNGATIKYILETHFHADFVSGHQELAAKTGATIVFGPTATPGYDAHVAQDGEVLKLGNVTIKVLHTPGHTMESATYLLQDENGKDHAIFTGDTLFIGDVGRPDLVQKLKAEITPELLAGLLYDSLRQKIMPLADDIIIYPGHGAGSACGKHMSKETTDTLRNQKTFNYALRTDMTRDEFIKEVTTGLVAPPQYFPYNVLMNVQGGMPDIEEVIKRGTMPLPPAEFQLVWDHEEALVIDTRRKEAYANSFIPGSIFIGLDDNFAPWVGTLVSNLRQPILLVADEDRVEEAVVRLSRVGYDNSIGYLKGGICAWKEAGYRTDSVEEVSPDVFASLYRVDKQINLLDVRRESEYRTQHLEGAVSFPLDFINQHMSELDKSKEYYLHCAGGYRSLITASILQSRGYNRIVNIKDGFKGLVGTGLPLTAFEEQRSML comes from the coding sequence ATGAAAGTTGAACAGATCTATACGGGATGCCTTGCGGAAGCAGCTTATTATATCGAAAGCAATGGCGAAGCGGCCATTATCGATCCCTTGCGGGAAACACAGCCTTATATAGACCGGGCAGCACGCAATGGCGCTACCATTAAATACATTCTGGAAACCCATTTTCATGCCGACTTTGTAAGCGGCCATCAGGAACTGGCGGCGAAAACAGGCGCAACCATTGTATTTGGTCCTACTGCCACACCAGGCTATGATGCACATGTGGCACAGGATGGTGAAGTATTAAAATTAGGTAATGTGACCATTAAGGTATTGCACACGCCCGGCCATACGATGGAGTCTGCCACCTATTTATTGCAGGATGAAAACGGCAAGGATCACGCCATCTTTACAGGTGATACTTTGTTCATTGGAGATGTTGGCCGGCCAGACCTCGTACAAAAATTGAAGGCGGAGATCACACCCGAACTGCTGGCCGGACTGTTGTATGATTCACTGCGCCAGAAGATCATGCCATTGGCGGATGACATTATAATATATCCAGGCCATGGGGCCGGCAGTGCCTGCGGTAAGCATATGAGCAAGGAAACAACTGATACCCTGCGCAATCAGAAGACATTCAACTATGCCTTACGCACAGACATGACACGCGATGAGTTCATCAAAGAAGTGACAACAGGTCTGGTAGCTCCACCTCAATATTTTCCATACAATGTGCTGATGAATGTACAAGGCGGCATGCCTGATATTGAAGAGGTGATCAAAAGAGGTACCATGCCTTTACCGCCTGCGGAGTTTCAACTGGTATGGGATCACGAGGAGGCGCTGGTGATCGATACCAGACGTAAAGAGGCTTATGCAAACAGCTTTATACCAGGCTCCATTTTCATTGGGCTCGACGACAATTTCGCTCCCTGGGTAGGCACTCTGGTCTCCAACCTCAGGCAGCCGATCTTACTGGTGGCCGATGAGGACCGGGTGGAAGAAGCCGTAGTAAGACTTTCAAGAGTAGGATATGACAACTCTATTGGTTACCTGAAAGGCGGTATCTGTGCCTGGAAAGAAGCCGGTTATAGAACGGATAGTGTAGAGGAAGTAAGCCCTGATGTATTTGCCAGCCTGTACAGGGTTGACAAGCAGATCAACCTGCTCGATGTAAGGCGCGAAAGCGAATACCGTACACAGCACCTGGAAGGGGCCGTCAGTTTTCCGCTGGACTTTATTAACCAGCACATGAGTGAGTTGGACAAAAGCAAAGAATATTACCTGCACTGCGCAGGAGGTTACCGGTCTTTGATCACAGCGTCCATACTGCAATCGAGGGGGTATAACCGGATCGTAAATATTAAGGACGGGTTTAAAGGACTTGTTGGAACTGGTTTGCCCCTGACCGCATTTGAAGAACAAAGATCAATGCTTTAG
- a CDS encoding thioredoxin family protein — protein sequence MKLVFLMLLTGMGLSPAAWQTDFESAKKIAKEKDRLILLNFSGSDWCGPCIRLRKEIFDGNAFSQMADSVLVLVNADFPRNKKNQLPKEQQKHNEALADQYNPQGKFPFTLLLTAEGKVVRSWDGLPTDGNQFVEQVKTLCDGHSH from the coding sequence ATGAAACTTGTTTTTCTTATGTTGCTCACCGGCATGGGCCTGTCGCCTGCCGCGTGGCAAACGGATTTTGAATCGGCGAAGAAGATCGCTAAGGAAAAAGACCGGTTGATCCTGTTGAATTTTTCCGGCTCCGACTGGTGTGGTCCCTGTATCCGGTTACGAAAAGAAATATTTGACGGGAATGCCTTTTCGCAAATGGCAGACAGCGTATTGGTATTGGTCAACGCAGATTTTCCCCGTAATAAAAAGAACCAGTTGCCCAAAGAGCAGCAAAAGCACAATGAAGCACTGGCGGATCAATACAATCCGCAGGGCAAATTCCCTTTCACCCTGCTGCTCACGGCAGAAGGGAAGGTGGTTAGGTCATGGGACGGCCTTCCAACAGATGGCAACCAATTTGTAGAACAGGTTAAAACCCTTTGCGATGGCCATAGTCACTGA
- a CDS encoding FAD:protein FMN transferase: MAIVTDTALVEYKQSERLMGNHFEITVVAPAEAWAREKIAMAIAEIRRIERLLTTFDENSQTNQVNQQAGISPVKVDPEVFALIKRSLKISAVTDGAFDITYGSVDKRLWNFDRNMKQLPDPLIARAAVKLINYRNVLLDEAAGTVLLKEKGMRIGFGGIGKGYAADMAKALLVKEGVQSGIVNASGDLITWGTQADNKPWTIGIAHPDDARSAFSWLNISNLAIATSGNYEKYVLIDGRKYSHTINPKTGMPVSGIKSVTIISPYAEIADAMATPVMVMGVKAGLHLIDQIDYLGCIIVDDHNKIYSSKNTHLE; this comes from the coding sequence ATGGCCATAGTCACTGATACAGCGCTGGTAGAGTATAAGCAATCGGAACGGCTGATGGGCAACCACTTTGAAATCACTGTAGTGGCTCCAGCGGAAGCCTGGGCGCGTGAAAAAATAGCGATGGCTATTGCTGAGATCAGGCGCATCGAAAGGCTGCTGACCACCTTTGATGAGAACAGTCAAACCAACCAGGTGAATCAACAGGCGGGTATAAGTCCTGTAAAAGTGGACCCGGAAGTATTCGCCCTGATCAAAAGGTCATTGAAGATCTCCGCGGTTACTGATGGCGCTTTTGATATTACTTACGGTTCTGTAGATAAGCGCCTGTGGAACTTTGACAGGAATATGAAGCAGTTGCCTGATCCTCTTATTGCCAGGGCGGCGGTAAAGCTCATCAATTACCGGAATGTATTGCTCGACGAAGCCGCGGGCACTGTGTTACTGAAAGAGAAAGGCATGCGCATAGGGTTTGGTGGCATTGGTAAAGGGTATGCAGCCGATATGGCCAAAGCATTACTGGTGAAAGAAGGGGTACAAAGCGGCATTGTAAATGCGTCAGGCGATCTGATCACCTGGGGCACACAGGCCGATAATAAGCCCTGGACCATCGGCATAGCCCATCCTGATGATGCGCGGTCGGCTTTTTCCTGGCTCAATATTTCCAACCTGGCCATTGCCACTTCGGGCAATTATGAAAAGTATGTATTGATAGATGGCAGGAAATATTCGCATACCATCAACCCCAAAACCGGGATGCCGGTATCGGGCATTAAAAGCGTTACCATCATCAGTCCCTATGCAGAGATCGCGGATGCTATGGCGACCCCGGTAATGGTAATGGGTGTGAAGGCGGGCCTTCACCTCATTGACCAGATCGATTACCTGGGTTGTATTATCGTGGACGATCACAATAAGATCTATTCTTCAAAAAACACCCATTTAGAATGA
- a CDS encoding DUF3570 domain-containing protein — MKQVFLTVLGILALLKGYTQQAPDTTGFEARKLKIEEINLVSSYYGQTGDHAAVTGGIGTQKLTDIANVFDIKLSKYDRKLRKHTFGLEVGIDHYSSASSDKVDLKANSSASYSDTRIYPSLTWSVENEKKGTTFSLGASSSSEFDYQSFGVNVGFAKKTRDRNGEFSARLQGYFDQVKLVTPTELRPGGGSDENSYGSDNRTTIAGSLSWSQVINKNLQVMLLADLVHQQGFLSLPFYRVYFNDGTVHQEKLPDSRFKIPLGFRANYFLGDRIIIRTYYRFYKDDWGITSHTANIEVPVKITPFLSVSPFYRFYNQSAVKYFAPYGQHTGSDTYYTSNYDLSKFNSNFLGAGIRLAPPKGVFGMQHFNMLELRYGHYTRSNDLNANSISLNIRFK, encoded by the coding sequence ATGAAACAGGTGTTTTTAACGGTCCTGGGAATACTTGCCCTGCTGAAAGGATACACACAGCAGGCGCCTGATACTACGGGGTTTGAGGCCAGGAAACTGAAGATAGAAGAAATAAACCTGGTGTCCAGCTACTACGGACAAACAGGCGATCATGCCGCTGTGACCGGCGGTATTGGTACACAAAAGCTAACAGATATCGCCAATGTATTTGATATTAAGTTGTCTAAGTACGATCGTAAACTGCGTAAACACACATTTGGTCTGGAAGTAGGTATCGATCATTATTCATCGGCCTCCTCCGATAAAGTGGATCTGAAAGCCAATTCATCGGCTTCTTATTCCGATACCCGTATCTATCCTTCACTTACCTGGAGTGTAGAGAATGAAAAAAAAGGCACCACTTTTAGCCTGGGGGCTTCTTCGTCTTCCGAATTTGATTACCAGTCCTTCGGAGTGAATGTGGGGTTTGCTAAAAAGACCAGGGACAGGAACGGGGAGTTTTCCGCCCGGCTGCAGGGATACTTTGACCAGGTAAAACTGGTGACGCCCACAGAATTAAGGCCCGGCGGCGGCAGTGACGAGAATAGCTATGGGAGTGATAACCGCACCACCATTGCCGGATCACTGTCCTGGTCGCAGGTCATCAACAAAAACCTGCAGGTAATGTTGCTGGCTGACCTGGTGCACCAACAAGGCTTTCTGAGCCTGCCTTTTTACCGGGTGTATTTCAATGATGGCACGGTGCACCAGGAGAAATTGCCCGATAGTCGTTTTAAGATTCCTCTTGGCTTCAGGGCCAATTACTTTTTAGGTGACCGCATCATCATCAGGACCTACTATCGTTTTTATAAGGATGACTGGGGTATCACCTCGCATACAGCCAATATAGAAGTACCGGTGAAGATCACTCCCTTCCTTTCTGTCAGCCCTTTTTACCGGTTCTATAATCAGTCGGCTGTTAAGTATTTTGCGCCCTATGGACAACACACGGGTTCTGATACTTATTATACCAGTAATTACGACCTGTCGAAGTTCAACAGTAATTTCCTGGGAGCAGGCATCCGCCTGGCGCCTCCCAAAGGCGTATTCGGCATGCAGCACTTCAATATGCTGGAGTTGCGCTATGGACATTATACAAGAAGCAATGATCTGAATGCTAATAGCATATCGCTGAATATAAGGTTTAAGTAG